A window of Chlorocebus sabaeus isolate Y175 chromosome 14, mChlSab1.0.hap1, whole genome shotgun sequence contains these coding sequences:
- the C14H2orf49 gene encoding ashwin isoform X1 — protein MAGDVGGRSCTDSELLLHPELLSQEFLLLTLEQKNIAVETDVRVNKDSLTDLYVQHAIPLPQRDLPKNRWGKMMEKKREQHEIKNETKRSSTVDGLRKRPLIVFDGSSTSTSIKVKKTENGDNDRLKPPPQASFTSNAFRKLSNSSSSVSPLILSSNLPMNNKTEHNNNDTKQNHDLTHRKSPSGPVKSPPLSPVGTTPVKLKRAAPKEEAEAMNNLKPPQAKRKIQHVTWP, from the exons ATGGCGGGGGATGTGGGCGGTCGCAGCTGCACGGACTCGGAACTGCTGCTGCACCCGGAGCTGCTGTCCCAAGAGTTCCTTCTCCTCACTCTAGAGCAG AAGAACATAGCTGTTGAAACTGATGTGAGAGTAAACAAAGACAGTCTGACTGACCTTTATGTCCAGCATGCAATACCATTGCCTCAGAGGGATTTGCCGAAGAATAGATGGGGGAAAATgatggagaagaaaagagaacaacaTGAGATTAAAAATGAGACTAAAAG GAGTAGTACTGTAGATGGGTTAAGGAAAAGACCCCTCATCGTATTTGATGGAAGTTCAACAAGTACAAGcataaaagtgaaaaagacaGAGAATGGAGATAATGATCGACTCAAGCCTCCCCCTCAGGCAAGCTTTACCAGTAATGCCTTTAGAAAATTATCAAATTCCTCTTCGAGTGTTTCACCCCTAATTTTGTCTTCCAATTTGCCTATGAACAATAAAACGGAACACAATAATAATGACACTAAACAGAACCATGACTTAACGCATAGGAAAAGTCCTTCAGGCCCTGTGAAGTCGCCACCATTGTCCCCTGTTGGAACTACTCCAGTGAAGTTAAAGCGAGCTGCTCCTAAAGAAGAAGCAGAGGCCATG
- the C14H2orf49 gene encoding ashwin isoform X2, translated as MAGDVGGRSCTDSELLLHPELLSQEFLLLTLEQKNIAVETDVRVNKDSLTDLYVQHAIPLPQRDLPKNRWGKMMEKKREQHEIKNETKRSSTVDGLRKRPLIVFDGSSTSTSIKVKKTENGDNDRLKPPPQNHDLTHRKSPSGPVKSPPLSPVGTTPVKLKRAAPKEEAEAMNNLKPPQAKRKIQHVTWP; from the exons ATGGCGGGGGATGTGGGCGGTCGCAGCTGCACGGACTCGGAACTGCTGCTGCACCCGGAGCTGCTGTCCCAAGAGTTCCTTCTCCTCACTCTAGAGCAG AAGAACATAGCTGTTGAAACTGATGTGAGAGTAAACAAAGACAGTCTGACTGACCTTTATGTCCAGCATGCAATACCATTGCCTCAGAGGGATTTGCCGAAGAATAGATGGGGGAAAATgatggagaagaaaagagaacaacaTGAGATTAAAAATGAGACTAAAAG GAGTAGTACTGTAGATGGGTTAAGGAAAAGACCCCTCATCGTATTTGATGGAAGTTCAACAAGTACAAGcataaaagtgaaaaagacaGAGAATGGAGATAATGATCGACTCAAGCCTCCCCCTCAG AACCATGACTTAACGCATAGGAAAAGTCCTTCAGGCCCTGTGAAGTCGCCACCATTGTCCCCTGTTGGAACTACTCCAGTGAAGTTAAAGCGAGCTGCTCCTAAAGAAGAAGCAGAGGCCATG